In a single window of the Bacteroidota bacterium genome:
- a CDS encoding carotenoid biosynthesis protein: MKLTLPLLPDRFLLHARIVLIIFTAVGIGGMLLFPDWFPRLTPLNLLLNAGLLIAVLPGADVNYLRWSLLCAAAGFGIELMGVRTGVIFGQYTYGPSLGIAAGGVPLMIAVNWWMTAVCAFAIAARISSHTWVRALLGAALMTFLDALIEPMATPLNFWYFEGGLAPLRNYMAWFGMGFFLQLMGITLGVNPRNPLAVAVFCLQALLFIVLNAVNIFS, encoded by the coding sequence GTGAAACTGACACTTCCTCTCCTGCCCGACCGTTTTTTGCTCCACGCCCGCATTGTGCTTATCATTTTCACTGCGGTGGGCATTGGCGGCATGCTGCTTTTTCCCGACTGGTTTCCGCGCCTCACCCCGCTCAACCTGCTGCTCAATGCAGGGCTGCTCATCGCCGTGCTGCCGGGTGCCGATGTGAACTACCTGCGCTGGAGTCTGCTTTGTGCCGCCGCCGGCTTTGGCATTGAGCTTATGGGCGTGCGCACGGGTGTCATTTTCGGGCAGTACACCTACGGCCCCAGTCTGGGCATTGCCGCCGGCGGTGTGCCGCTTATGATTGCCGTAAACTGGTGGATGACAGCCGTGTGCGCCTTTGCCATTGCCGCACGCATAAGCAGCCACACCTGGGTGCGCGCACTGCTGGGCGCCGCCCTCATGACTTTTCTCGACGCGCTGATTGAGCCTATGGCCACACCGCTCAATTTCTGGTATTTCGAGGGCGGTCTGGCGCCGCTGCGCAACTACATGGCCTGGTTCGGTATGGGCTTTTTTCTGCAGCTTATGGGCATTACGCTGGGTGTAAATCCGCGCAATCCGCTTGCTGTGGCCGTATTTTGCCTTCAGGCCCTGCTTTTTATTGTACTCAATGCCGTGAACATTTTTAGCTGA
- a CDS encoding DUF4296 domain-containing protein — MRRYFAWLLLLFTLGCSSPEGTKLPPQPDDLIEQDKLVNVLADVHLLEAALGMRSPVMVSRPLRPADLTKPNQPVTPVPAPGSGNQLGYYNIFKQHGVTWKQYESSMNWYAAQPDVLDKIYEQVVEELSARQTKEAVGK, encoded by the coding sequence ATGCGCAGGTATTTTGCATGGCTGCTTTTACTGTTTACCCTCGGCTGCTCAAGTCCCGAAGGCACAAAACTCCCGCCCCAACCCGATGATTTAATTGAGCAGGATAAGCTGGTAAACGTGCTGGCCGATGTGCATTTGCTCGAAGCGGCACTGGGCATGCGCAGCCCGGTAATGGTCTCGCGCCCGCTCCGCCCGGCCGATTTAACCAAACCCAACCAGCCGGTTACACCCGTTCCTGCTCCAGGCAGCGGCAACCAGCTTGGCTACTACAATATTTTCAAGCAGCATGGCGTTACGTGGAAGCAGTACGAAAGCAGCATGAACTGGTACGCCGCGCAGCCCGATGTGCTGGATAAAATTTATGAGCAGGTGGTGGAGGAGTTAAGTGCGCGGCAAACGAAAGAGGCGGTGGGGAAATAA
- a CDS encoding SDR family oxidoreductase, whose translation MSFSDKVVWITGASSGIGEALAVEFARQGARLVLSSRRQSELERVQKACGLSNDRCLILPLDLADTSGVDALTQQVVNAFGRIDVLVNNGGISQRALAKDAPVEIDRRIMEVNFFGQVALTKSVLPVMLKQRSGHIVVMSSIAGKFGFWYRTAYSASKHALHGFFESLRMEVEGDGLQVLIACPGKIRTDISLHALRPDGTAHNVMDKSQELGMPADECARQIISAMRKGKEEVLIGGREIKAVWIKRHFPALFARIIRKQPKE comes from the coding sequence ATGAGTTTTTCTGATAAAGTAGTATGGATTACCGGCGCCTCGTCGGGCATTGGTGAGGCGCTGGCGGTGGAATTTGCACGGCAGGGTGCCAGGCTTGTACTTTCGTCGCGCCGGCAAAGTGAACTGGAGCGGGTGCAAAAAGCCTGCGGATTAAGCAACGACCGCTGCCTGATTCTTCCGCTTGATCTGGCCGATACGTCGGGCGTGGATGCGTTGACGCAGCAGGTGGTAAATGCATTTGGCCGCATTGATGTGCTGGTAAACAACGGCGGTATTTCGCAACGTGCGCTGGCTAAGGATGCTCCGGTAGAAATTGACCGGCGCATTATGGAAGTAAATTTCTTCGGGCAGGTGGCGCTTACCAAAAGCGTGCTGCCGGTAATGCTGAAACAGCGCAGCGGACATATTGTAGTGATGAGCAGCATTGCGGGTAAGTTTGGTTTCTGGTACCGCACGGCTTACTCGGCCTCCAAGCATGCGCTGCACGGCTTTTTCGAATCGCTGCGTATGGAAGTGGAGGGCGATGGTTTGCAGGTACTCATTGCCTGCCCCGGAAAAATACGCACCGATATTTCGCTGCACGCCCTGCGGCCCGATGGCACTGCGCATAATGTGATGGATAAAAGTCAGGAGCTTGGCATGCCCGCCGATGAGTGTGCGCGGCAGATTATTTCAGCCATGCGCAAAGGCAAGGAAGAAGTGCTGATTGGCGGCCGCGAAATAAAAGCGGTTTGGATAAAGCGGCATTTCCCGGCGTTGTTTGCGCGGATTATCCGCAAACAGCCGAAAGAGTGA
- the crtI gene encoding phytoene desaturase produces MKAVIIGSGIAGLSTAVRLARAGHAVTVLEAAAGPGGKLSEFYVGPYRFDRGPSLFTMPQYVTELFECCGEDPAQFQYKKLEVNCAYFYEDGTRFHALANRQAFAAELQHKLGIDPAPALAHLQRSEKIYQLTGRLFMERSLELRNFLDRDTLKALLRLPFYKLSSTLHQLNTAKLNDKRLVQYFNRFATYNGSDPYRAPAMLHVIPHIEHGIGAFFPRKGMFDITRSIYELALRQGVQFRFNTRAEEIIVQHGKATGVRTGSETLAADIVVSNMDMTPTYRKLLPTQKAPEKLLKQEKSSSALIFYWGISRTFAELHLHNIFFAADYEAEFRSLFEARALYHDPTVYINITSKEKPDDAPPGCENWFVMINVPNHDNQPWDERVAQARQHILKKLSAALHTDVGAHIAEETVWTPQGIEELTSSYRGSLYGNASNSKMAAFLRHRNFSDSIKGLYFCGGSVHPGGGIPLCLLSGKITAQLVAEHYSA; encoded by the coding sequence ATGAAAGCAGTAATCATCGGCAGCGGCATTGCCGGCTTGTCCACCGCAGTGCGGCTGGCGCGGGCTGGGCATGCTGTTACCGTGCTCGAAGCAGCAGCCGGCCCGGGCGGTAAGCTCAGCGAGTTTTACGTGGGGCCTTACCGGTTCGACCGCGGCCCTTCGCTGTTTACCATGCCGCAGTATGTAACCGAGCTTTTTGAATGCTGCGGCGAAGATCCGGCGCAGTTTCAATACAAAAAGCTGGAGGTAAACTGCGCGTATTTTTACGAAGACGGCACCCGCTTTCACGCCCTCGCCAACCGCCAGGCATTTGCGGCCGAACTGCAACACAAACTCGGCATCGATCCGGCTCCGGCACTGGCACACCTGCAGCGCAGCGAAAAAATTTACCAGCTCACCGGCCGCCTTTTTATGGAGCGCAGCCTCGAACTGCGCAACTTCCTCGACCGCGATACGCTGAAAGCCCTGCTGCGCCTGCCCTTTTACAAACTCAGCAGCACGCTGCACCAGCTCAACACGGCCAAATTAAACGATAAGCGCCTGGTGCAATACTTCAACCGCTTTGCCACCTACAACGGCAGCGATCCGTACCGCGCACCGGCCATGCTGCATGTCATTCCGCATATCGAACACGGCATCGGCGCATTCTTTCCGCGCAAAGGCATGTTCGATATTACGCGCAGCATTTACGAACTTGCCTTGCGGCAGGGTGTGCAGTTCCGCTTCAACACCCGTGCTGAGGAAATTATTGTGCAACACGGCAAAGCCACCGGCGTGCGCACCGGCAGCGAAACACTTGCGGCCGATATTGTGGTGAGCAACATGGACATGACGCCCACCTACCGCAAGCTGCTGCCCACGCAAAAAGCGCCGGAAAAACTGCTGAAGCAGGAAAAATCCTCCTCGGCACTCATCTTCTACTGGGGCATCAGCCGCACATTTGCCGAGTTGCATCTGCACAACATCTTTTTCGCGGCCGACTACGAAGCCGAGTTCCGCAGCCTGTTTGAAGCGCGCGCGCTTTACCACGATCCTACCGTGTACATCAACATCACATCTAAAGAAAAACCCGACGATGCGCCTCCCGGCTGCGAAAACTGGTTTGTGATGATTAATGTGCCTAATCACGACAATCAGCCGTGGGACGAACGCGTGGCGCAGGCGCGGCAGCATATTCTCAAAAAACTCAGCGCCGCCCTGCATACCGATGTGGGCGCGCACATTGCCGAAGAAACCGTGTGGACGCCGCAGGGCATTGAGGAATTAACTTCTTCGTACCGCGGTTCGCTTTACGGCAATGCATCCAATTCAAAAATGGCGGCCTTTTTGCGGCACCGCAATTTTTCCGATTCCATAAAAGGCCTGTATTTTTGCGGCGGCAGTGTGCATCCCGGCGGAGGCATACCGCTTTGCCTGCTTTCGGGCAAAATAACCGCCCAGCTTGTGGCCGAACATTATTCTGCGTGA
- a CDS encoding gliding motility-associated C-terminal domain-containing protein: protein MSHKQPGLFFLLILAFASFCMRVKAQSPCTVPPNCIVNNEVGAPQPNGDMNSTPGNLVNGWYVSHGTPTLFGNDCPTSTNNCSIWMWSYSGGGEGVFTCYNFQAGQTYELCFWVRNTNAITGNGHLQIWMTNNFSEYQNGFSLPPQNVTGQLIDSSFINNQNWVQLSFTITPTANFNTLLIYPFMSGPPINNLQYELQIDDIRITPPGSGGGNYTISSTQNPIDWCGSTQLCVANLPQGATVNWQPAFALNTVTGNCVTAAPCSTTTYTAIVNAPAGCPNACSPQSAGDTLSITVNALQPQVQLVTTGPAQCGDPVWLTASLPQSNCVLNGQWLLPNGSVVSGDSLLVVASGVAPNSNYQYQLFSPDSACITSGASINIDAALSEGPVYIPNTITPNGDNLNDLFTAYSAGFSYFNLKIFNRWGEHIFETSDPATGWNGACNGNVVQQDTYVYVVEYQTNCSLSRRKKTGHVNIIR from the coding sequence ATGAGCCACAAACAACCCGGGTTATTCTTTCTGTTGATACTGGCTTTTGCTTCATTCTGTATGCGGGTAAAGGCGCAATCGCCCTGCACGGTGCCGCCAAACTGTATTGTGAATAACGAAGTAGGTGCACCGCAACCCAATGGCGATATGAACTCAACCCCGGGAAATTTGGTAAACGGCTGGTATGTATCGCACGGCACGCCAACACTGTTTGGCAACGACTGTCCGACGAGTACAAATAATTGCTCCATCTGGATGTGGTCGTATTCGGGTGGTGGCGAGGGTGTGTTTACCTGCTACAATTTTCAGGCGGGGCAAACGTATGAGCTTTGTTTTTGGGTACGCAATACCAATGCCATTACCGGCAACGGACATTTGCAAATCTGGATGACCAATAATTTTTCCGAGTACCAGAATGGTTTTTCATTGCCGCCGCAAAATGTAACCGGGCAATTGATTGATTCGTCGTTCATCAACAACCAGAACTGGGTGCAGTTAAGTTTTACCATTACACCCACAGCCAATTTCAACACGCTGCTCATTTATCCCTTCATGTCGGGGCCGCCCATCAATAACCTGCAATACGAATTGCAAATTGATGATATCCGCATTACGCCACCCGGTTCGGGCGGTGGCAATTACACTATAAGCAGCACACAAAATCCCATTGACTGGTGTGGCAGCACGCAGCTATGTGTAGCCAATTTGCCGCAGGGTGCCACCGTAAACTGGCAGCCGGCATTTGCACTTAACACCGTTACCGGCAACTGTGTAACCGCCGCACCATGCAGCACCACTACATACACTGCTATTGTAAATGCCCCTGCGGGTTGCCCCAATGCCTGTTCGCCGCAAAGTGCGGGCGATACACTGAGCATTACGGTTAATGCCTTACAGCCACAGGTGCAGCTTGTTACTACCGGCCCTGCGCAATGTGGCGATCCGGTGTGGCTTACGGCCAGTTTACCACAAAGCAACTGCGTGCTTAACGGCCAGTGGCTGTTGCCTAACGGATCTGTTGTGAGCGGCGATTCGCTGCTGGTAGTGGCTTCTGGTGTTGCACCAAACAGCAACTATCAGTATCAGCTTTTTTCGCCCGACAGTGCGTGCATTACATCGGGAGCATCCATCAATATTGACGCCGCGCTGAGCGAAGGCCCTGTTTACATTCCCAACACAATTACACCAAACGGCGACAACCTGAACGATTTATTTACTGCTTACAGCGCAGGCTTTTCGTATTTCAATCTGAAAATCTTCAACCGCTGGGGAGAGCATATTTTCGAAACATCAGACCCTGCCACCGGCTGGAACGGCGCCTGCAACGGCAATGTGGTGCAGCAAGACACCTATGTGTATGTGGTCGAATATCAAACCAACTGTTCGCTCAGCCGCCGTAAAAAAACCGGTCATGTAAATATTATCCGATAA
- a CDS encoding GNAT family N-acetyltransferase — protein sequence MTHESAAKILAAAFQTNLSVNDTVRNDEKRDARLLELMRYSVALGKRRNGLHISSDEHSVAVCFDPTQRTSFLTETLAQLKLVHRVIGWNRLFYIAKKDKQVSSRRPAYPHYYLFLLGTHPAAQGTGSGSKLLAQLLQRAQQEGKEVYLETSVEKNIPFYEKRGFEIFDTWQVREGYLIRFMRWMPAA from the coding sequence GTGACTCACGAATCTGCCGCAAAAATTCTCGCCGCTGCTTTTCAAACCAACCTCAGCGTAAACGATACCGTGCGCAACGATGAAAAACGCGATGCACGTTTACTCGAACTCATGCGTTACTCGGTAGCGTTAGGCAAACGCCGCAACGGCTTACACATCAGCAGCGATGAACATTCGGTAGCCGTGTGTTTCGACCCCACGCAGCGCACATCGTTCCTCACCGAAACGCTTGCCCAACTCAAACTCGTACACAGGGTCATTGGCTGGAACCGCTTGTTTTACATCGCTAAAAAAGACAAGCAGGTTTCTTCACGTCGCCCGGCATATCCGCATTACTACCTTTTTCTGCTTGGCACGCATCCCGCTGCACAAGGCACAGGATCGGGCAGTAAATTGCTTGCTCAGTTACTTCAGCGCGCACAGCAAGAAGGAAAAGAAGTGTATCTCGAAACTTCGGTAGAAAAGAATATTCCGTTTTATGAAAAACGCGGCTTCGAAATTTTTGATACCTGGCAGGTGCGTGAAGGCTATCTAATTCGCTTTATGCGTTGGATGCCTGCGGCGTAG
- a CDS encoding sterol desaturase family protein, protein MNILLNIGIVLATFFFMEFMAWFTHKFVMHGFLWYLHRDHHQGKEGWFEKNDSFFLIFAVPSAYCFMTGIMYNDFRLFIGIGIALYGLCYFLVHDIIIHQRFKIWRKWDNKYVLGIRRAHKIHHKYLGKEDGENFGMLIVPMRYFRQGYKEQA, encoded by the coding sequence ATGAACATATTACTTAACATTGGCATTGTACTGGCTACGTTTTTCTTCATGGAATTCATGGCCTGGTTTACGCACAAGTTTGTGATGCACGGCTTTCTCTGGTACCTCCACCGCGATCATCATCAGGGCAAGGAAGGCTGGTTCGAAAAAAACGATTCGTTCTTCCTCATCTTCGCCGTGCCCAGCGCATATTGTTTCATGACCGGCATCATGTACAATGATTTTCGTTTGTTCATCGGCATTGGCATTGCGCTTTACGGCTTGTGCTACTTCCTTGTTCACGACATCATCATTCACCAGCGTTTCAAAATCTGGCGCAAGTGGGACAATAAATATGTGCTTGGCATCCGCCGCGCACATAAAATTCACCACAAGTATCTGGGCAAGGAAGACGGCGAAAATTTCGGCATGCTCATCGTCCCCATGCGCTACTTCCGTCAGGGTTACAAAGAACAGGCCTGA
- a CDS encoding lycopene cyclase domain-containing protein, with translation MSPNLTYIMLHAGAFTFPFLLSFDKKVAFWRSWKFLFPAILVVAALFVAWDIYFTKLGVWGFTPEYVLGYYLVNLPLEEVLFFITIPYCCIFIYACLEAYIKRDYFTNVHRWITGMVMLIAFTLGFLYFDRYYTSWTGLISGVLLAYLLFVEKAKWMGRFWMSYVVVLLPFFICNGILTSKPVVWYNDAENLGIRMWTIPADDLLYNLIMLLGVTWIFERLRTRWKTSSAA, from the coding sequence ATGAGTCCCAACCTCACCTACATCATGCTGCATGCGGGCGCATTTACGTTTCCGTTTCTGCTCAGCTTCGATAAAAAAGTAGCATTCTGGCGCAGCTGGAAGTTTTTGTTTCCTGCAATATTAGTGGTAGCCGCACTGTTTGTAGCGTGGGATATTTATTTTACCAAACTCGGCGTGTGGGGTTTTACGCCGGAATATGTGCTTGGCTATTATCTGGTTAACCTTCCGCTCGAAGAAGTTCTTTTCTTCATTACCATTCCCTATTGCTGCATTTTTATTTACGCCTGTCTTGAAGCGTATATCAAGCGCGATTATTTTACCAATGTACACCGCTGGATTACCGGAATGGTAATGCTCATTGCCTTCACACTCGGCTTTTTATATTTCGACCGTTACTACACTTCGTGGACGGGATTGATTTCGGGTGTGTTGCTGGCGTATTTGCTTTTTGTGGAAAAAGCAAAATGGATGGGGCGTTTCTGGATGAGTTATGTGGTGGTGCTGTTGCCGTTTTTTATCTGCAACGGCATACTTACTTCAAAGCCGGTAGTGTGGTATAATGATGCGGAGAATCTGGGCATCAGAATGTGGACCATTCCGGCCGATGATTTGTTGTATAATCTGATTATGCTGCTTGGCGTAACGTGGATTTTTGAGCGGCTGCGTACACGCTGGAAAACCTCAAGTGCAGCTTAG
- a CDS encoding dipeptidase, translating to MSTQRDYIQQHKDRFLNELFELLRIPSVSADPKYAPDVQRTAEAVKTSLLAAGADSAEIIPTPGHPIVYGEKRMGDNLPTVLVYGHYDVQPPDPLDLWTSPPFEPVIRKTDKHPDGAIFARGSCDDKGQMYMHVKALEVMLKTGTLPCNVKFMIEGEEEVGSANLGDFLRAHKEKLKADVILISDTSIIANDTPSIDVGLRGLSYMEVEVTGPNRDLHSGVYGGAVANPVNILCKMIASLHDENNRVTIPGFYDNVAELSADERAELNRAPFDLEEYKRDLDINDIHGEKGYTTIERTGIRPTLDVNGIWGGYTGEGAKTVLPSKAYAKISMRLVPDQTSKEISDKFAAHFRSIAPAGVKVNVSYHHGGEPVVVSTNSNAYRAASAAMEEAYGKKPVPTRGGGSIPIVALFKSVLGLDSILFGFGLDSDALHSPNEHYGVFNYLKGIETIPLFYKNYVNSSK from the coding sequence ATGTCAACCCAACGCGATTATATCCAGCAGCATAAAGACCGTTTTCTGAACGAGCTTTTCGAATTATTACGTATTCCTTCGGTGAGTGCCGATCCGAAATACGCGCCTGATGTGCAACGCACGGCTGAAGCGGTAAAAACCAGTTTGCTTGCCGCAGGTGCCGACAGTGCAGAAATCATTCCCACGCCCGGCCACCCGATTGTGTATGGCGAGAAGCGCATGGGCGATAACCTGCCCACTGTGCTTGTGTATGGCCACTATGATGTGCAGCCGCCCGATCCGCTGGATCTCTGGACATCGCCGCCGTTTGAGCCGGTAATCCGCAAAACCGACAAGCACCCCGACGGAGCTATTTTCGCACGTGGTTCGTGCGATGATAAAGGACAAATGTACATGCACGTAAAAGCACTGGAAGTGATGCTGAAAACCGGCACACTTCCCTGCAACGTGAAATTTATGATTGAGGGTGAAGAGGAAGTTGGCTCGGCCAACCTCGGCGATTTCCTGCGTGCACACAAGGAAAAGCTCAAAGCCGATGTGATTCTGATTTCCGACACATCAATCATTGCCAACGATACGCCTTCTATTGACGTGGGCCTGCGCGGGCTTTCGTACATGGAAGTGGAAGTAACCGGCCCCAACCGCGATCTGCACTCAGGCGTGTATGGCGGTGCGGTGGCAAACCCGGTAAACATTCTTTGCAAAATGATTGCTTCGCTGCACGATGAAAACAACCGTGTAACCATTCCGGGTTTTTACGACAATGTGGCTGAGCTGAGTGCCGATGAACGCGCCGAACTTAACCGTGCGCCGTTTGATCTGGAAGAATACAAACGCGATCTCGACATTAACGACATACACGGCGAGAAAGGCTATACAACCATTGAACGCACCGGCATTCGTCCTACGCTTGACGTAAACGGCATTTGGGGCGGCTACACCGGCGAAGGTGCTAAAACCGTACTGCCTTCAAAAGCCTACGCCAAAATTTCGATGCGTCTGGTGCCCGATCAAACCTCGAAAGAAATTTCCGACAAGTTTGCCGCGCATTTCCGCAGCATCGCTCCGGCCGGTGTGAAAGTGAATGTGTCGTATCACCACGGCGGCGAGCCGGTGGTGGTTTCCACCAACTCCAATGCCTATCGCGCAGCCAGTGCGGCCATGGAAGAAGCCTACGGCAAAAAGCCGGTGCCCACGCGTGGTGGTGGCAGCATTCCCATTGTGGCCCTCTTCAAAAGCGTGCTCGGCCTCGATTCTATCCTCTTCGGATTTGGTCTTGATTCAGACGCGCTGCACTCGCCCAATGAACATTACGGCGTGTTCAATTACCTCAAAGGCATTGAAACCATTCCGCTGTTTTACAAAAATTATGTAAACAGCAGCAAGTAA
- a CDS encoding T9SS type A sorting domain-containing protein: MKKIGTILSGCFVMLNLAAQDFRQQIGVNEGDNFAQICAKADAHWSRQGPVATANNAPPFTDNAYHAYQRWKWYWHTRLDQNGNFPDVVAAQAEADAMRSNQRVAVNPPWTFISQTVGDGGYNGMGRTTCIAFHPTNANTFFVGAPIGGLWKTTDGGQSYTPLTDALPYVSVGSCLVDPTNPNTLYISVGDHQGWWNYSLGIYKSTDGGATWNVTGLNWQLSQGRAISGMVMDPNNAQIIYAATSNGLYKTTNGGTNWTVVRAGYYSDVEMEPGTSNVYAALHDYWGSSEVFRSTDGGATWTQLSSFAQNYNWIRIAVTPANAAMLAVQLSSGNKPLYVSYNYGANLNYVSDCPETDILLISPNNASIIYCGAVYVYQSTDGGANWNTKSYWFYNPPYPEVHADQRNVAFHPLNPNMIYFCNDGGVYSYSESGDSFTELSNGLLITQFYKIAASGTNAQLIIGGTQDNGGRLRMNNGQWRATNGGDAMEVAIDPVNNNTIYTTYINGILYRSYDQWTNDTYNGISANIPGGTPNGSWVAPYMLDPSDHLTLVAGYDDVWQTTDQGNTWTALSSNIAGGNTLECLMISASNPNIIFVSEGDNLYKTTNRGGSWSTVSVPGTAPITSITIHPANAQEVWITRGGYVSTSKVFHSINGGTTWQNWSTGLPNVAVNTFIYQQGPGGVVYVGTDAGVFARDTLSNTWMAWGTGLPKTSVTDLEIYYPTMKLRAGTYGRGIWEADLSTPLGTAQQPVQTNTFTVYPNPANGEITITLPQENTKPAEISIWNAQGELVLLTQAAAGVQRSTLDLSTLAKGVYMVRVQQQNEVNVQKLVLY; the protein is encoded by the coding sequence ATGAAAAAAATCGGGACAATTTTATCCGGCTGTTTTGTGATGCTGAATCTGGCAGCACAGGATTTCCGCCAGCAAATAGGAGTAAATGAGGGCGACAACTTTGCGCAAATCTGTGCAAAAGCTGATGCGCACTGGAGCCGTCAGGGCCCGGTAGCCACAGCCAACAATGCGCCGCCGTTTACCGACAATGCTTATCATGCCTACCAGCGCTGGAAATGGTACTGGCACACCCGCCTCGACCAGAACGGCAATTTCCCTGATGTGGTGGCCGCACAGGCCGAAGCCGATGCCATGCGCAGCAACCAGCGGGTGGCTGTAAATCCGCCCTGGACATTCATTTCGCAAACCGTGGGCGATGGCGGCTACAACGGCATGGGCCGCACCACCTGCATTGCCTTTCATCCTACCAATGCAAACACGTTTTTTGTGGGCGCTCCCATTGGCGGCCTCTGGAAAACAACCGACGGCGGCCAGAGCTACACACCGCTCACCGATGCTTTGCCTTACGTAAGCGTTGGAAGCTGCCTTGTGGACCCTACCAATCCCAACACCCTTTACATTTCCGTAGGCGACCATCAGGGCTGGTGGAACTACAGCCTCGGCATTTACAAAAGTACCGACGGCGGCGCTACATGGAATGTAACCGGTTTAAACTGGCAGCTTTCGCAGGGGCGTGCTATTTCGGGCATGGTAATGGATCCGAATAATGCGCAGATCATCTATGCCGCCACCTCAAACGGCCTTTACAAAACCACCAATGGCGGCACAAACTGGACTGTAGTGCGTGCCGGCTACTATTCGGATGTGGAAATGGAGCCGGGCACTTCAAACGTATATGCCGCCCTGCACGATTACTGGGGCTCAAGCGAAGTATTCCGCTCAACCGACGGCGGCGCCACATGGACACAACTCAGCAGCTTTGCGCAAAATTACAACTGGATTCGCATTGCTGTAACACCGGCCAATGCGGCCATGCTGGCTGTACAGCTTTCTTCGGGAAACAAACCCCTGTACGTATCTTACAACTACGGCGCAAACCTCAACTACGTTTCAGACTGCCCCGAAACCGACATCCTGCTTATTTCGCCCAACAACGCCAGCATTATATACTGCGGCGCCGTGTATGTGTATCAGTCAACCGATGGCGGCGCCAACTGGAACACGAAAAGCTACTGGTTCTACAACCCGCCCTATCCCGAAGTACATGCCGACCAGCGCAACGTGGCTTTTCACCCGCTCAATCCCAACATGATTTATTTCTGCAACGATGGCGGCGTGTACAGCTACTCCGAAAGCGGCGATTCATTTACCGAACTTTCAAACGGCCTCCTTATCACGCAGTTTTACAAAATTGCGGCATCCGGCACCAACGCACAACTCATTATTGGCGGCACACAGGACAACGGCGGCCGCCTACGCATGAACAACGGCCAGTGGCGTGCCACCAACGGCGGCGATGCCATGGAAGTAGCCATTGACCCGGTAAACAACAATACCATTTACACCACTTACATAAACGGCATTCTTTACCGTTCATACGATCAGTGGACCAACGACACCTACAACGGAATAAGCGCAAACATACCCGGGGGCACACCAAACGGAAGCTGGGTAGCTCCTTACATGCTCGATCCATCAGACCATCTCACCCTTGTGGCCGGTTACGACGATGTGTGGCAAACCACCGACCAGGGCAATACATGGACTGCGCTGAGCAGCAACATTGCCGGTGGCAATACGCTCGAATGCCTGATGATTTCGGCCTCCAACCCAAATATCATTTTTGTATCGGAAGGCGATAACCTTTACAAAACCACGAACCGGGGCGGAAGCTGGTCAACCGTTTCAGTACCCGGCACGGCGCCCATTACCTCCATTACCATACACCCGGCCAATGCACAGGAAGTATGGATTACGCGAGGCGGTTATGTAAGTACGTCTAAAGTATTTCATTCCATAAACGGCGGTACCACGTGGCAAAACTGGAGTACGGGCCTGCCCAACGTGGCGGTGAATACGTTCATTTATCAGCAGGGCCCGGGTGGCGTGGTGTATGTGGGCACGGATGCCGGCGTGTTTGCCCGCGATACGCTGAGTAATACGTGGATGGCATGGGGTACGGGGTTACCCAAAACATCGGTAACGGATCTCGAAATTTATTACCCCACCATGAAACTCCGCGCCGGAACGTATGGACGTGGTATCTGGGAAGCGGACCTTTCCACACCGCTTGGCACAGCGCAGCAGCCTGTTCAAACCAATACGTTTACTGTATATCCCAATCCGGCAAACGGCGAAATTACCATCACGCTGCCACAGGAAAACACCAAACCGGCAGAAATAAGTATTTGGAATGCGCAGGGCGAATTGGTACTGCTAACGCAGGCCGCTGCCGGTGTGCAGCGCAGCACACTCGACCTGAGCACACTGGCTAAAGGTGTGTACATGGTGCGCGTGCAACAGCAAAACGAAGTAAACGTTCAAAAACTCGTACTGTATTAA